The following are encoded in a window of Salvia splendens isolate huo1 unplaced genomic scaffold, SspV2 ctg1131, whole genome shotgun sequence genomic DNA:
- the LOC121788737 gene encoding uncharacterized protein LOC121788737 isoform X2, whose translation MMEINDKASHKNEKKPLENSAPASVPKRLPENNSSTSIFVNHAAIAWDESRRKWIGNAPQKSEDRSMKDPIISWTTTYEDLLLTHEPFSEPIPLPIRISKQ comes from the exons ATGATGGAAATAAACGATAAAGCTTCCCACAAGAATGAAAAGAAGCCTTTGGAGAACTCTGCTCCTGCCAGTGTACCGAAAAGGCTACCAGAGAATAATTCGAGCACTTCTATATTTGTCAATCATG CTGCAATTGCATGGGACGAGAGCAGAAGAAAATGGATCGGAAATGCTCCTCAGAAGTCGGAGGACAGATCCATGAAGGATCCGATTATAAG CTGGACCACAACCTACGAAGATCTGCTCTTGACTCACGAGCCATTCTCCGAGCCAATCCCTTTACCT ATTCGAATTTCAAAGCAATAA
- the LOC121788737 gene encoding uncharacterized protein LOC121788737 isoform X1, with product MMEINDKASHKNEKKPLENSAPASVPKRLPENNSSTSIFVNHAAIAWDESRRKWIGNAPQKSEDRSMKDPIISWTTTYEDLLLTHEPFSEPIPLPEMVDFLVDIWHDEGLFD from the exons ATGATGGAAATAAACGATAAAGCTTCCCACAAGAATGAAAAGAAGCCTTTGGAGAACTCTGCTCCTGCCAGTGTACCGAAAAGGCTACCAGAGAATAATTCGAGCACTTCTATATTTGTCAATCATG CTGCAATTGCATGGGACGAGAGCAGAAGAAAATGGATCGGAAATGCTCCTCAGAAGTCGGAGGACAGATCCATGAAGGATCCGATTATAAG CTGGACCACAACCTACGAAGATCTGCTCTTGACTCACGAGCCATTCTCCGAGCCAATCCCTTTACCT GAGATGGTCGACTTTTTGGTTGATATCTGGCATGACGAGGGGCTCTTTGATTAG
- the LOC121788743 gene encoding uncharacterized protein At4g18490-like: MDASKSGSQGVQDTNTALVAVSTFDYKHATSRNSQHHQADAISENIAETSVHDSSVAESKLSCMDTNASSLNGEQDANITSVVGSTCDYKHTSKASQHDQAVVFSDNINVERTLDGSQNLVEDGGGRAELGHTNLQVEIPCTIGALSGMPCDSDAQSSKENQEFSCKMLKPSLTSQPANPLKKPIQNIKEPLMKFPQPSVQLKKPECSIPKASIQATLSSFTSNHMSSALPSLVQARSGDTTQSEKKLSLQCSKTLLRGIIPQIQSQKSCSPLKINGMETNHNPAESSENPKLLASILSNKNTPVQVDRTSAIEGGRKLPDTPALKLSRLSIDSTKPPILTKSRPVESSSQKSVSVSKSPLGTANLWDKCKPMTSTLSVKRTLEDDTADTSALLPAKRLSPQVPRSRSFVETSEKVLDKKSPINRMKDDRIKSTTSNCQVVPLVISHEFKTKGLEITSSTRDDSNIKLANAYSKELDDLCDLLNKKSDEAKELLARSVLNSNKLMMLNVPLLEEKIRATQKSFARLTLGSNKG, translated from the exons ATGGATGCAAGTAAGAGTGGCTCTCAAGGAGTACAAGATACTAACACTGCATTGGTAGCTGTTTCAACATTTGATTACAAACATGCAACATCTAGAAACTCACAGCACCACCAAGCAGATGCAATCTCAGAGAACATTGCTGAGACAAGTGTACATGATTCATCAGTGGCAGAGAGCAAGCTCAGCTGTATGGATACAAATGCTAGCAGCTTAAATGGAGAACAAGATGCTAATATAACATCAGTTGTTGGTTCAACCTGTGATTACAAACATACATCTAAAGCCTCACAGCACGATCAGGCTGTTGTGTTCTCAGACAACATCAATGTCGAAAGGACTCTGGATGGGAGCCAAAATCTCGTTGAAGACGGTGGAGGAAGAGCTGAACTAGGTCATACTAATCTGCAAGTTGAAATTCCATGTACAATTGGTGCTTTATCAGGGATGCCCTGTGACAGTGATGCACAATCTAGCAAGGAGAATCAGGAATTTTCTTGTAAAATGCTCAAGCCTTCTTTAACCAG TCAGCCAGCTAATCCATTGAAAAAGCCAATTCAGAACATAAAAGAGCCTCTTATGAAATTCCCACAACCTTCAGTTCAGTTAAAGAAACCTGAATGTTCCATCCCAAAGGCGTCAATCCAGGCAACTTTGTCGTCATTTACTAGTAATCATATGAGCTCTGCTCTACCAAGTCTAGTTCAAGCAAG GAGTGGTGATACGACTCAAAGTGAGAAAAAATTATCattgcaatgttctaaaacactaCTGAGGGGGATTATTCCCCAGATTCAGAGCCAGAAAAGCTGCAGTCCTCTAAAGATTAATGG TATGGAAACCAATCATAACCCAGCAGAAAGCAGTGAAAATCCAAAATTATTAGCATCTATACTGTCAAATAAAAACACTCCTGTGCAAGTTGATAGAACTTCTGCTATCGAAGGTGGTAGGAAGCTCCCTGATACACCTGCACTGAAACTCTCGAG ACTAAGCATTGATTCGACAAAGCCACCAATTTTGACAAAGAGCAGACCAGTTGAAAGCAGTAGTCAGAAAAGTGTTTCAGTTAGCAAATCGCCACTTGGTACTGCTAATCTTTGGGACAAGTGTAAGCCAATGACTTCTACTCTATCTGTGAAGCGGACACTAGAG GACGACACTGCAGATACTAGTGCCCTCCTTCCAGCTAAACGTCTTTCGCCACAAGTACCTAGGAGCAG GAGTTTCGTGGAAACATCAGAAAAGGTTCTGGACAAAAAG TCACCCATCAACCGCATGAAAGATGATCGCATCAAAAGCACGACCAGCAACTGCCAAGTTGTTCCACTTGTCATCTCCCATGAATTCAAGACTAAAGGATTAGAGATAACATCCTCGACAAGAGATGATAGCAATATTAAACTGGCGAATGCTTACAGCAAGGAACTTGATGAC CTTTGCGATCTCCTCAACAAGAAAAGTGATGAAGCCAAAGAACTCCTGGCTCGATCAGTATTGAACAGCAATAAGCTGATGATGCTCAATGTTCCCCTGTTGGAGGAGAAG ATCCGTGCAACGCAGAAATCGTTTGCCAGGTTAACACTCGGCAGCAACAAAGGTTGA